A genomic stretch from Bordetella sp. N includes:
- a CDS encoding TatD family hydrolase: MYVDSHCHLNFPELAAELPAILDRMATNQVTHALVVSVNLPDWRGLMDLVAPHRNLWASVGVHPDYEDTQEPTAEELAELSQDAKVVAIGETGLDYYRLSEPLDWQRNRFCTHIRAARATNLPLIIHTRSSAEDTLKLMREENAAEAGGVMHCFTETWEVAQAAIDQNFYISLSGIVTFKNATQLHEVAANVPLDRLLIETDSPYLAPVPYRGKLNDPSKVIHVAEKIADLKGIPVADVAKASTDNFFKLFNKIVK, encoded by the coding sequence ATGTACGTCGATTCCCACTGTCATCTGAATTTCCCCGAGCTGGCCGCCGAACTGCCGGCCATTCTCGATCGCATGGCGACGAACCAGGTGACGCACGCATTGGTGGTCAGCGTCAATCTGCCGGATTGGCGGGGCCTGATGGATCTGGTGGCGCCCCATCGCAACCTGTGGGCGTCGGTGGGCGTGCATCCCGACTACGAGGACACGCAAGAGCCCACCGCGGAAGAGCTGGCGGAACTGTCTCAGGACGCCAAGGTGGTGGCCATCGGTGAAACCGGCCTGGACTACTACCGCCTTAGCGAGCCCCTGGACTGGCAGCGCAATCGCTTCTGCACCCATATCCGGGCCGCGCGCGCGACCAATCTGCCGCTGATCATCCATACGCGCAGCTCGGCGGAGGACACCCTGAAGCTGATGCGCGAGGAAAACGCCGCCGAAGCGGGCGGGGTCATGCATTGCTTTACCGAAACCTGGGAAGTGGCGCAGGCCGCCATCGACCAGAATTTCTATATCTCGCTGTCGGGCATCGTCACGTTCAAGAACGCGACGCAGCTGCATGAAGTGGCGGCCAACGTGCCGCTGGACCGCCTGCTGATCGAAACCGATTCTCCCTATCTGGCGCCGGTGCCTTATCGGGGCAAGCTCAACGACCCGTCCAAGGTGATCCACGTCGCGGAGAAGATCGCTGACCTGAAAGGCATCCCCGTGGCCGACGTGGCGAAGGCGTCGACGGATAATTTCTTCAAGTTGTTCAACAAGATCGTGAAGTGA
- the holB gene encoding DNA polymerase III subunit delta', protein MNATRKNATAADGADGAEAKSANIARFLPWQEDLARDWLAQRERFAHAWLIHGLAGIGKLQFAAAAAASLLCEAPRDGFACGACHACTWVAAGNHPDLRRVRPEAIALEEGADAAAEAGEDAAEPAATGSSSKRAPSKEIRIDQLRALESWFNTATHRGGWRVALIYPAQAMNVVSANALLKVLEEPPPRTIFLLVADAPDRLLPTLLSRCRRLPLPTPSAETSRAWLAAQGLADADAWLAAAGGAPLGALRLAESGEAACPAWLEQLLLPLAKGQGSDIGVLADQLEKLPAAQWIDALQRLYVDLMLVGAGAAPRYFPALAEPVARTAARAAPARLAETARWLTKQRALAGHPLNAKLFAHAALQRVVLSCQA, encoded by the coding sequence ATGAACGCGACTCGTAAGAACGCAACGGCCGCCGACGGCGCGGATGGCGCGGAAGCGAAATCCGCCAACATCGCGCGCTTCCTGCCCTGGCAGGAAGACTTGGCGCGCGACTGGCTGGCGCAGCGCGAGCGTTTCGCCCATGCCTGGCTGATCCATGGCCTGGCGGGTATCGGCAAGCTGCAATTCGCGGCCGCGGCGGCGGCCAGCCTGCTGTGCGAGGCGCCCCGCGATGGCTTTGCCTGCGGCGCCTGCCATGCCTGCACCTGGGTCGCGGCCGGCAATCACCCGGACTTGCGCCGGGTGCGGCCCGAAGCCATCGCCCTGGAAGAGGGGGCTGACGCCGCCGCCGAAGCGGGAGAAGACGCGGCCGAGCCGGCCGCCACCGGCAGCAGCAGCAAACGCGCGCCGTCCAAGGAAATCCGCATCGACCAGTTGCGCGCGCTGGAGTCCTGGTTCAATACCGCGACACACCGCGGTGGCTGGCGGGTGGCGCTGATCTATCCCGCGCAGGCCATGAACGTGGTGTCCGCCAATGCCTTGCTGAAGGTGCTGGAAGAACCGCCACCGCGCACGATCTTCCTGCTGGTGGCCGACGCGCCGGACCGCCTGTTGCCCACGCTGCTGTCCCGTTGCCGGCGCCTGCCGCTGCCGACGCCGTCCGCCGAGACGTCGCGCGCCTGGCTGGCGGCTCAAGGCCTGGCTGACGCCGATGCCTGGCTGGCCGCTGCCGGCGGGGCGCCGCTGGGCGCGCTGCGCCTGGCCGAATCGGGTGAAGCGGCCTGTCCGGCGTGGCTGGAACAATTACTGCTGCCGCTGGCCAAAGGGCAGGGCAGCGATATCGGCGTGCTCGCCGATCAGCTGGAAAAGCTGCCGGCCGCGCAGTGGATCGACGCCTTGCAAAGGCTGTACGTCGACCTCATGTTGGTAGGAGCGGGCGCGGCGCCGCGTTATTTCCCCGCCTTGGCCGAGCCGGTGGCGCGCACGGCCGCGAGGGCCGCGCCTGCCAGGCTGGCCGAAACGGCCCGCTGGCTGACCAAGCAGCGCGCCTTGGCCGGGCATCCCTTGAATGCCAAATTGTTCGCTCACGCCGCTTTGCAGCGCGTGGTGCTGTCTTGCCAGGCCTGA
- the tmk gene encoding dTMP kinase, translated as MSTRGRFLTLEGVDGAGKSTHVQWIADELRQAGLTVHVTREPGGTELGEKLRNLVLHEAMGLDAETLLMFAGRCEHLRQVIEPALARGEWVVCDRFTDATYAYQGGGRELGAERVAVLEAWMRPSLQPDRTWLFDVPLEVARARLADAREPDRFESEGAAFFQRTRDAYHARARLHPDRIRVIDSSRPRETVREHLREEVRELLDARA; from the coding sequence ATGAGTACACGCGGACGATTCCTGACGTTGGAAGGCGTGGACGGCGCCGGCAAGAGCACGCACGTGCAGTGGATAGCCGACGAACTGCGCCAGGCCGGCCTGACGGTACACGTGACACGCGAGCCGGGTGGTACCGAGCTCGGCGAAAAACTGCGCAATCTGGTGCTTCACGAGGCCATGGGCCTGGACGCCGAAACCCTGCTCATGTTCGCGGGCCGGTGCGAGCACCTGCGCCAGGTCATCGAGCCGGCGCTGGCGCGTGGCGAGTGGGTGGTGTGCGATCGCTTTACCGACGCCACCTATGCCTATCAAGGCGGCGGCCGCGAACTGGGCGCCGAACGGGTCGCCGTGCTGGAAGCCTGGATGCGGCCATCGTTGCAGCCGGACCGCACCTGGTTGTTCGACGTGCCCCTGGAAGTGGCGCGCGCGCGCCTGGCCGACGCCCGCGAACCCGACCGTTTCGAAAGCGAGGGCGCGGCGTTCTTCCAGCGCACGCGCGACGCCTACCACGCACGCGCTCGCCTGCATCCCGATCGCATCCGCGTGATCGATAGCAGCCGTCCCCGCGAAACGGTGCGCGAGCATCTGCGCGAGGAAGTGCGCGAGCTGCTGGATGCGCGCGCATGA
- the mltG gene encoding endolytic transglycosylase MltG: MKKRPIYYFLLFLLLVVVALAAACGGAWLWMNQPLRMASDRVDFVVDPGASPRGVALAANTAGISLWDDGFVWMARLSGRDKLIKAGGYEAVRGDTPWLLLERLARGDVNQRQVTFVEGWNYRQIRQALRDNPDIKQTLDGVDDAEILRRLGSSAASMEGLVFPDTYLFTPGSTDFDILRRGYQEGQRILAQTWDKRAPNAPAATPYEALVLASIIEKETGHGPDRNRVAGVFANRLKENMPLQTDPTVIYGMGENYGGKLRKRDLQTDTPWNTYTRVGLPPTPIASPGRAALLAAVQPEQHKFLYFVSRGNGTSEFSTTLTEHNRNVGRYILGRDRQP; encoded by the coding sequence ATGAAGAAGCGACCGATCTACTATTTCCTGTTATTTCTCCTCCTCGTGGTGGTGGCCCTGGCCGCCGCCTGCGGAGGCGCCTGGCTATGGATGAACCAGCCCTTGCGGATGGCGTCCGACCGGGTCGACTTCGTGGTCGATCCCGGCGCCAGCCCGCGTGGCGTGGCGCTGGCCGCGAATACGGCTGGTATCTCCTTGTGGGACGACGGCTTTGTCTGGATGGCCCGGCTGAGCGGGCGCGACAAGCTGATCAAGGCGGGCGGATACGAAGCCGTGCGCGGCGATACGCCCTGGCTGCTGCTGGAGCGCCTGGCGCGCGGCGACGTCAATCAACGCCAGGTCACCTTCGTGGAAGGCTGGAATTACCGGCAAATCCGCCAGGCCCTGCGCGACAACCCGGACATCAAGCAGACCCTGGACGGCGTCGACGACGCCGAAATCCTGCGCCGGCTGGGCTCAAGCGCGGCCAGCATGGAAGGCCTGGTCTTCCCCGACACCTATCTGTTCACGCCGGGCAGCACCGACTTCGACATCCTGCGCCGCGGCTACCAGGAAGGGCAGCGCATCCTGGCCCAGACCTGGGACAAGCGAGCGCCCAACGCGCCGGCCGCCACGCCCTACGAGGCCCTGGTCCTCGCGTCCATCATCGAAAAGGAAACGGGGCATGGTCCGGACCGCAACCGGGTCGCGGGCGTGTTCGCCAACCGTCTGAAGGAAAACATGCCTTTGCAGACCGACCCCACCGTCATCTACGGCATGGGCGAGAACTACGGGGGCAAGCTGCGCAAACGGGATCTGCAGACCGACACGCCGTGGAATACCTACACGCGCGTGGGCCTGCCGCCCACGCCCATCGCCAGTCCCGGCCGTGCCGCGCTGCTGGCGGCGGTGCAGCCGGAGCAGCACAAGTTTCTTTATTTTGTTTCGCGCGGCAACGGCACCAGCGAATTTTCGACGACTTTGACGGAGCACAATCGCAACGTGGGCCGCTATATCTTGGGACGGGATCGACAACCATGA